Proteins encoded in a region of the Mesoflavibacter profundi genome:
- a CDS encoding isoaspartyl peptidase/L-asparaginase family protein — protein sequence MKRRKFLKNASLSGIGLSLGSTFANSNYSTKVNPISTNSDKPSLPVVIATWHVPNATAKAMEILQNNGNVLDAVEQGCMVEEADIKNSTVGKGGLPDRDGNVTLDACVMDKNGNCGSVVYLQNITHAVSVARKVMEDTPHVMLAGEGAKQFAISKGFQAENLLTESSKKAWEEWKIKSEYKPIINIENHDTIGMLAMDKNGDISGACTTSGLAYKMGGRVGDSPIIGSGLFVDNQVGACVATGLGEEVVKTVGSFLVVELMRQGKSPQQACEEAILRIVNKPNSNYKNFQVGYIAMNKKGETGSYAIHQWFSMTKFQDEKNEQIQSDYFLKK from the coding sequence ATGAAACGTAGAAAATTTTTAAAAAACGCATCCTTATCAGGTATTGGATTATCACTAGGTTCTACATTTGCCAACAGCAATTATTCTACTAAGGTAAATCCAATATCAACCAATTCAGACAAACCATCGCTTCCTGTAGTAATAGCAACTTGGCATGTACCAAATGCAACTGCAAAAGCTATGGAAATCCTCCAAAACAATGGTAACGTTTTAGATGCTGTAGAGCAAGGTTGCATGGTAGAAGAAGCAGATATAAAAAACTCTACTGTTGGAAAAGGCGGATTACCAGACAGAGACGGAAATGTCACATTAGATGCTTGCGTTATGGACAAAAACGGTAATTGCGGATCTGTGGTTTATCTTCAAAACATCACTCATGCAGTATCTGTTGCTAGAAAAGTCATGGAAGATACGCCACATGTAATGTTAGCTGGTGAAGGCGCTAAACAATTTGCTATTTCAAAAGGATTTCAAGCAGAAAATTTACTTACAGAATCTTCCAAAAAAGCATGGGAAGAATGGAAAATAAAAAGTGAATACAAACCTATTATCAACATAGAAAATCACGACACTATCGGTATGCTTGCAATGGATAAAAACGGAGATATTTCTGGTGCATGTACAACTAGTGGTTTAGCTTATAAAATGGGCGGACGCGTTGGCGATAGCCCAATAATTGGATCTGGTTTATTTGTAGATAATCAGGTTGGTGCTTGCGTAGCAACTGGCTTAGGTGAAGAAGTTGTAAAAACCGTAGGTAGCTTTTTGGTTGTCGAGTTAATGCGCCAAGGTAAATCGCCTCAACAAGCGTGTGAAGAAGCGATCCTACGTATTGTAAACAAACCTAATAGCAACTATAAAAATTTTCAAGTTGGCTACATTGCGATGAATAAAAAAGGCGAAACAGGAAGTTATGCTATTCATCAATGGTTTAGTATGACAAAATTTCAAGATGAAAAAAACGAGCAAATACAATCTGATTATTTCCTTAAAAAATAA
- the msrA gene encoding peptide-methionine (S)-S-oxide reductase MsrA, producing MTTKKLEVATVGGGCFWCTEAVFNHVRGVEEVISGYTGGNAPGKPTYREICSGLTGHAEVVKVTFDANIISYKDIIEIFMTTHDPTTLNRQGADVGTQYRSVIYYYNDTQKEIANRVLEELNPLYNNQIVTEVSPMGIFYEAEKEHQEFYQNNPDYGYCTYVIDPKLNKLRELHADKLN from the coding sequence ATGACTACAAAAAAGTTAGAAGTTGCTACCGTTGGTGGCGGATGCTTTTGGTGTACAGAAGCAGTTTTTAATCATGTTAGAGGTGTAGAAGAAGTAATTTCTGGTTACACAGGTGGTAATGCACCAGGAAAACCAACTTATCGCGAAATATGTTCTGGGTTAACTGGTCATGCTGAAGTGGTTAAAGTAACTTTTGATGCCAATATTATTAGTTATAAAGACATTATTGAAATCTTTATGACAACACACGATCCTACAACCTTAAATAGACAAGGTGCAGATGTTGGGACGCAATATCGATCTGTGATATACTATTATAATGATACACAAAAGGAAATTGCTAATCGTGTTTTAGAAGAATTAAATCCTTTATATAACAATCAAATAGTTACAGAAGTAAGTCCAATGGGTATTTTTTATGAAGCCGAAAAAGAACATCAAGAATTTTATCAAAATAATCCAGATTATGGGTATTGCACCTATGTCATAGATCCAAAATTGAATAAGCTAAGAGAATTACACGCAGACAAACTTAATTAG
- a CDS encoding thrombospondin type 3 repeat-containing protein → MKKILSLIVFSFTLNLSIAQTCGAGNISLYSQSAVDNFVTIYSGTCDTINGNLYISGSSVVDLSGLSFLTTVTGYLYISFTNITSSTGLENIISIGDEVNISYNNNLTNLNLNNLNSIGTNLYLNQNTSLNNFNAPNLTNVPDNLTIGYSNFTDLSDFSAITTVGNNLVISSNSVLSDLNNITNVIGVNINITNNPSLTDLGNISNITTLNGNLSISDNDILTTISLTSLTNASNGFINISNNDALTTINANNFSNCNAITVNNNISLINLSLSNLNSISTNLYISNNTLLTSIASLSSLTTINNVLGIGGNNLSSLNGLENLSTLSTLQITGENNLVDLQEFSNINSLTTLNLYNNTSLQSLYGLQNLTNLSSNVSIQNNSNLTDITALDNIFYIGNDLTVADNANLDECCVLRDFITGSGYLGGTLNISNNNANCNDAYSIITYCQVSQADSDNDGVIDSNDNCNSADNPLQEDTDGDGIGDACDNCPTLANPSQTDTNGDGVGDDCEASGSINTGSGNGGVGIGTTDPKSLLEVKDGDVFINNIHRGVILKSVSGKCFRYQPDETGQLLGKQITCPDI, encoded by the coding sequence ATGAAAAAAATATTATCCCTTATTGTTTTTTCTTTTACTTTAAATTTATCGATAGCTCAAACTTGTGGTGCAGGAAACATTAGCTTATATTCTCAATCCGCAGTAGATAATTTTGTTACTATATACTCTGGTACATGTGATACTATTAATGGAAATTTATATATTAGTGGAAGTAGTGTAGTAGACCTATCTGGATTATCTTTTTTAACAACTGTAACAGGCTACTTATATATTTCATTTACAAATATAACTAGTAGTACTGGGCTAGAAAACATTATATCAATAGGAGATGAAGTAAACATATCCTATAACAATAACTTAACCAATTTAAATTTAAATAACCTAAATAGTATTGGAACAAATTTATATTTAAATCAAAATACTAGCCTAAATAATTTTAATGCTCCTAACCTAACAAATGTACCTGACAATTTAACCATTGGGTATTCAAATTTCACGGATTTATCTGATTTTTCAGCAATAACAACAGTTGGCAACAATTTAGTTATCTCCTCAAATTCTGTTTTATCAGACTTAAATAATATTACTAATGTAATAGGGGTAAATATTAATATAACAAATAATCCATCTTTAACAGATTTAGGAAACATCTCTAACATTACAACTCTTAATGGTAATTTATCTATTTCAGATAATGATATTTTAACTACTATTAGCCTTACAAGCTTAACTAATGCGAGTAATGGATTTATCAACATTTCTAATAATGATGCTTTAACTACTATAAATGCTAATAACTTTAGTAACTGCAACGCTATAACAGTTAACAATAATATATCTTTAATTAACTTATCCTTGAGTAACTTAAATAGTATATCAACAAATTTATATATCTCAAACAACACACTATTAACTTCAATAGCTTCACTAAGCAGTTTAACTACAATCAACAATGTATTAGGTATTGGAGGTAATAATCTTTCATCATTAAATGGTTTAGAAAACCTAAGCACGCTTTCTACTTTACAAATAACTGGTGAGAATAACTTAGTAGACCTGCAAGAATTCAGCAACATTAATAGTTTAACAACTCTAAACTTATACAATAATACATCATTACAAAGTTTATATGGACTTCAAAATTTGACTAACTTGAGTTCTAACGTATCAATTCAAAACAACTCCAACTTAACAGATATTACCGCTTTAGACAACATTTTCTATATTGGTAATGATTTAACTGTAGCAGACAACGCTAATTTAGATGAATGTTGTGTGTTAAGAGATTTTATTACAGGAAGTGGTTACTTAGGAGGAACCCTAAATATTAGCAACAACAATGCTAATTGTAACGATGCTTACTCAATTATTACTTACTGTCAAGTTTCTCAAGCAGATTCTGATAATGATGGCGTTATTGACAGTAATGACAATTGTAACTCTGCAGACAACCCTTTACAAGAAGATACAGATGGAGATGGTATTGGTGATGCTTGTGATAATTGTCCAACGCTTGCTAATCCATCCCAAACAGACACTAACGGTGATGGAGTTGGTGACGATTGCGAAGCTTCAGGATCAATAAATACCGGAAGTGGTAATGGTGGCGTTGGTATAGGTACAACAGATCCAAAAAGCTTATTAGAAGTAAAAGACGGCGATGTCTTTATTAACAACATTCATCGTGGTGTGATTTTAAAATCTGTTAGCGGTAAATGCTTTAGATATCAACCAGATGAAACTGGTCAACTTTTAGGCAAACAAATTACTTGTCCAGATATTTAA
- the polA gene encoding DNA polymerase I: MSEQKRLFLVDAYALIFRGYYAFIKNPRINSKGEDTSAIMGFMNSLLDVIKRERPDHLAVCFDKGGSVDRVEMYEAYKANRDETPEGIRTAIPHICNILEAMHIPIMVKEGFEADDVIGTLSRQAEKEGYKTYMVTPDKDFAQLVTENIFMYRPKSFGGGYETWGIPEVQKKFEVERPEQVIDFLGMMGDSSDNIPGLPGVGEKTAKKFIKQFGSMEGLLANTDQLKGKMKEKVEANAELGRLSKELARIMLDVPVEFNAKDFELDHPDIEKVKEIFQELEFRRLTDNFIKTFTSESDNSATTTNQNVTSSAVEKSQTTKEKASAGAGQFSLFGGGDDDSQTEANTSFTRNTAENTSHFYQSVASGMATKLFVKNLLNQTSVCFDTETTGLNPLTAELVGIAFSWETGKGFYLPFPENKDDAQELIEELRPFFEAENIQKIGQNLKYDIKVLAKYNIEVKGPLFDTMLAHYLINPDMRHNMDVLSETYLNYSPISIETLIGKKGKNQLSMRDVPLDKQTEYAVEDADITLQLKEHFEKELGEANTQKLFDEIEIPLLRVLAAMELEGINLDKDFLNSLSEQLNTDIANLEKSIYEAAGEEFNIASPKQLGVILFEKMKLVDKPKKTKTGQYSTAEDVLSYLAKDHEIIQNILDFRGLSKLKSTYVDALPLQVEEATGRVHTDYMQTVAATGRLSSNNPNLQNIPIRTERGRQVRKAFVPRNKDYTLLAADYSQIELRIIAALSEEETMIEAFKHGEDIHASTASKVFNVAIEDVTREQRSNAKTVNFGIIYGVSAFGLSNQTDLSRSEAKELIDTYYETYPKLKNYISKQVDFARDHGYVQTVLGRRRYLKDINSRNAVVRGAAERNAVNAPIQGSAADIIKLAMINIYEKLEAGDYKTKMLLQVHDELVFDVYKPELDEISKLIKTEMENAFTLSVPLDVEIGLGDNWLEAH, from the coding sequence ATGTCAGAACAAAAACGTCTCTTTTTAGTCGATGCTTACGCGCTTATTTTTCGTGGGTATTATGCTTTTATAAAAAACCCAAGAATAAACTCTAAAGGTGAAGATACTTCAGCAATTATGGGTTTTATGAACTCACTTTTAGATGTCATCAAACGCGAAAGACCAGACCATTTAGCAGTATGTTTTGATAAAGGCGGAAGTGTAGATCGTGTAGAAATGTACGAAGCTTACAAAGCCAACCGTGATGAGACACCAGAAGGCATTCGCACTGCAATTCCGCACATTTGTAACATTTTGGAAGCTATGCATATTCCAATTATGGTAAAGGAAGGTTTTGAGGCAGATGATGTTATTGGGACACTTTCCCGTCAAGCGGAAAAAGAAGGTTACAAAACCTATATGGTCACGCCAGATAAAGATTTTGCGCAATTAGTGACCGAAAATATTTTTATGTATCGTCCAAAATCGTTTGGTGGCGGATATGAAACTTGGGGAATTCCAGAAGTTCAGAAAAAATTTGAAGTCGAAAGACCAGAACAAGTCATCGACTTTTTAGGAATGATGGGCGACTCTAGTGATAATATTCCTGGCTTACCTGGCGTTGGCGAGAAAACCGCTAAAAAATTCATCAAACAATTTGGTAGCATGGAAGGACTTTTAGCCAACACAGACCAGCTAAAAGGTAAGATGAAAGAAAAGGTTGAAGCTAATGCAGAATTAGGAAGACTTTCAAAAGAACTAGCGCGAATTATGCTTGATGTTCCTGTGGAATTCAACGCGAAAGATTTCGAGTTAGATCATCCAGATATTGAAAAAGTAAAAGAAATTTTTCAAGAGTTAGAGTTTAGACGTCTTACAGATAATTTTATTAAAACGTTTACTTCAGAAAGTGATAATTCAGCTACAACGACTAATCAAAATGTCACTTCGAGCGCAGTCGAGAAGTCTCAAACAACAAAAGAAAAAGCATCTGCTGGTGCAGGACAATTCTCATTATTTGGTGGCGGCGATGATGATTCGCAAACCGAAGCAAATACATCTTTTACAAGAAATACTGCCGAAAACACAAGCCACTTTTACCAAAGCGTTGCCAGCGGAATGGCAACTAAACTATTTGTAAAAAACCTGCTTAATCAAACATCGGTGTGTTTTGACACCGAAACTACAGGCTTAAATCCGTTAACTGCAGAATTGGTTGGGATTGCTTTTTCTTGGGAAACTGGTAAAGGATTTTACTTACCATTTCCTGAAAATAAAGATGATGCACAAGAATTAATTGAAGAATTACGTCCGTTTTTTGAAGCTGAAAACATTCAGAAAATCGGTCAGAATTTAAAATACGACATCAAGGTTTTAGCCAAATACAATATTGAAGTCAAAGGACCTTTATTCGATACCATGTTAGCGCACTATTTAATTAATCCAGACATGCGTCACAACATGGATGTGCTATCAGAAACGTATTTAAACTACTCGCCCATTTCCATTGAAACATTGATTGGTAAAAAAGGCAAAAATCAATTATCTATGCGCGATGTGCCTTTAGATAAACAAACCGAATATGCTGTAGAAGATGCCGATATCACACTTCAACTTAAAGAACATTTTGAAAAAGAGTTAGGCGAAGCTAACACTCAAAAACTATTTGATGAGATTGAAATCCCATTACTACGTGTTTTAGCTGCTATGGAATTGGAAGGTATCAACCTTGATAAAGACTTTTTAAACAGCTTATCAGAGCAATTAAATACAGACATTGCCAACTTAGAAAAGAGCATTTACGAAGCTGCTGGCGAAGAATTCAACATTGCATCACCAAAGCAATTAGGTGTTATTTTATTCGAAAAAATGAAACTGGTTGACAAGCCAAAAAAGACCAAAACTGGACAATATTCTACCGCAGAAGACGTATTGAGTTACTTAGCAAAAGACCATGAAATTATCCAAAACATTCTTGATTTTAGAGGGTTATCCAAACTAAAAAGCACGTATGTAGATGCCTTACCACTTCAAGTTGAAGAAGCTACAGGTCGCGTACATACCGATTATATGCAAACCGTTGCTGCAACTGGTCGTTTAAGTAGTAATAATCCTAATTTACAAAACATTCCTATTCGTACAGAACGTGGAAGACAAGTAAGAAAAGCGTTCGTTCCTCGTAATAAAGACTACACCTTATTAGCTGCCGATTATTCTCAAATTGAATTACGCATCATCGCAGCCTTAAGTGAAGAAGAAACGATGATTGAAGCCTTTAAACATGGTGAAGACATTCACGCTTCAACCGCTTCAAAAGTATTTAATGTTGCTATTGAAGACGTGACTAGAGAACAACGTAGCAATGCGAAAACAGTTAACTTCGGGATTATTTATGGTGTGTCGGCATTCGGTTTAAGTAACCAAACCGATTTATCACGTAGCGAAGCTAAAGAACTAATCGATACCTATTATGAAACCTATCCAAAACTGAAAAACTACATCAGCAAACAAGTCGATTTTGCGCGTGATCACGGTTATGTGCAAACGGTTTTAGGCAGACGCAGATATTTAAAAGATATCAATTCTAGAAATGCGGTTGTTCGCGGTGCAGCAGAGCGAAATGCTGTTAACGCACCAATTCAAGGTAGTGCTGCAGACATCATCAAACTAGCAATGATTAATATTTATGAGAAATTAGAAGCTGGTGATTACAAAACCAAAATGCTACTACAAGTACATGATGAATTGGTGTTTGATGTCTATAAACCAGAACTTGATGAAATTTCAAAACTCATAAAAACTGAAATGGAAAATGCCTTTACATTATCGGTACCATTAGATGTTGAAATTGGTCTTGGCGATAATTGGTTAGAAGCGCATTAA
- the msrB gene encoding peptide-methionine (R)-S-oxide reductase MsrB, with product MLTWKDIISFTVKGNPEPNHRVEKSDEQWKQQLTQDQYRITRLKGTEAPHSGALCSAFEAGQYNCVCCDSPLFDSTIKFSSGTGWPSFTQPIQTNAVKYEKDSSFGMIRVEIMCNTCDAHLGHVFPDGPEPSGLRYCVNSESLILNKEG from the coding sequence ATGCTAACTTGGAAAGATATTATAAGTTTTACTGTAAAAGGTAATCCTGAACCAAATCATCGTGTTGAAAAATCCGATGAGCAATGGAAACAACAATTAACGCAAGATCAATATAGAATTACAAGATTAAAAGGAACCGAAGCGCCTCATAGCGGTGCATTATGTAGTGCTTTTGAAGCTGGACAATACAATTGTGTGTGTTGTGATTCGCCATTATTTGATTCGACTATTAAATTTAGCTCAGGTACAGGTTGGCCTAGTTTTACGCAGCCAATACAAACTAATGCTGTTAAATATGAAAAAGATTCGTCTTTTGGGATGATCCGTGTAGAAATTATGTGTAATACTTGCGATGCACATTTAGGACATGTTTTCCCAGATGGTCCAGAACCAAGTGGTTTGCGTTATTGTGTAAATTCAGAATCTTTAATTCTTAATAAAGAAGGATAA
- a CDS encoding bile acid:sodium symporter family protein — MKIDKFVIAIIITVIAAYIYPDLGKGESAQVLNTLSSIGISLIFFFYGLKLSPQQIKIGLKNWKLHLLIQATTFIVFPLIVLTTYPLITEDNKALWLAFMFLAALPSTVSSSVVMVSIAKGNIPAAIFNASISGLIGVILTPLWIGLFMTSTGTDYSLIEVYQKLLLEILAPVILGLLLRRFLGAFALKHSKKITLFDKSVILLIIYKSFSKSFLDRIFENLSPLKLLAVLAVAILIFWIVYFFIGFIAKRFHFSIEDQITAQFCGTKKSLVHGTVFSKILFQNASFLGIILLPIMMFHAFQIVAISVIAAKHSRRDL, encoded by the coding sequence TTGAAAATAGACAAATTCGTCATTGCTATTATAATTACCGTGATAGCGGCATACATTTATCCTGATTTGGGTAAAGGTGAAAGCGCTCAAGTTTTAAACACTTTAAGCAGTATTGGTATATCGCTGATTTTCTTTTTCTACGGACTAAAATTAAGTCCTCAGCAAATAAAAATTGGCTTAAAAAACTGGAAACTACACCTATTAATACAAGCGACAACGTTTATTGTTTTTCCTTTAATTGTATTGACCACATACCCTTTAATTACTGAAGATAACAAAGCACTTTGGCTAGCTTTTATGTTTTTAGCAGCGTTGCCTTCAACAGTATCATCATCTGTAGTTATGGTATCTATTGCCAAAGGAAATATTCCTGCAGCTATTTTTAATGCTAGTATTTCTGGATTAATTGGTGTGATCCTTACACCCTTATGGATTGGTCTTTTTATGACCTCTACTGGAACAGATTATAGCTTAATCGAAGTCTATCAAAAGTTATTATTAGAAATTTTAGCACCAGTTATTTTAGGTTTATTGTTGCGACGATTTTTAGGTGCTTTTGCTTTAAAACACAGCAAAAAAATTACACTATTTGATAAAAGTGTGATTTTGTTGATTATCTACAAAAGCTTTTCTAAATCCTTTTTAGATCGCATTTTTGAAAATTTAAGCCCATTAAAATTACTAGCTGTCTTAGCTGTTGCTATCTTAATCTTTTGGATAGTATATTTCTTTATAGGTTTTATCGCAAAACGATTTCATTTTTCTATTGAAGACCAAATCACCGCACAGTTTTGCGGGACCAAAAAGTCTTTAGTACACGGTACAGTATTTTCTAAAATACTATTTCAAAACGCCTCATTTTTAGGCATTATTTTATTGCCAATTATGATGTTTCATGCATTTCAAATTGTAGCAATTAGTGTGATTGCTGCAAAGCATAGTAGAAGGGATTTATAA
- a CDS encoding YgiQ family radical SAM protein: MQEELRLSSWLPTTNKEVKIRGWEELDVILFSGDAYVDHPTFGPAVIGRLLESFGLKVAIVPQPNVNDNLQDFVKLGKPRLFFGVTGGCMDPMISNYNANKKRRDKDAYTPNGEIGFRPDYASTVYSKILKEKWPDTPVLIGGIEGSLRRVTHYDYWSDQLMPTILETSKADMLVYGMGEQPLREIVRLLERGVPFNSINTVNQTAILINDENDIPKNKNWEDVEIASHETCLKDKKAYASNFKVIEQESNKLAARRIFQKVGNKMLMINPPYPTMTEAEIDASFDLPYTRLPHPKYNKRGPIPAYEMIKTSINIHRGCFGGCSFCTISAHQGKFIASRSKESILREVDKVANMPDFKGYLSDIGGPSANMYQMKGKVQAICDKCVAPSCISPVICSNLDTSHKPLTELYQAVDSHPKVKKSFIGSGIRHDMLVPEFNKNADPKELDDYTEEVMTKHVSGRLKVAPEHTSDPVLKLMRKPSFSYFHKFKERFDKINIKNKLNLQLIPYFISNHPACEAEDMANLAAETKDMGFQLEQVQGFTPTPMTVATVIYYSGYHPYTLKKVNTPKTRKEKDEQHRFFFWYKDENKAWIKNTLNKLGRQDLLDVLLPKKDEKWRKNKPGKTKHTFNDAVPFNQRKNKVKYKKKKRK; the protein is encoded by the coding sequence ATGCAAGAAGAATTAAGACTTTCTAGTTGGTTGCCTACCACAAACAAAGAGGTGAAAATTCGCGGATGGGAAGAACTTGACGTTATCCTATTTAGCGGCGATGCCTATGTAGATCACCCAACCTTTGGTCCAGCAGTAATTGGACGTTTGTTAGAAAGTTTTGGACTAAAAGTGGCTATCGTGCCACAACCTAACGTTAACGATAATCTTCAGGATTTTGTTAAGTTAGGTAAACCACGTTTATTCTTTGGTGTTACTGGTGGTTGTATGGATCCTATGATTAGCAATTACAACGCCAATAAAAAGCGTCGCGATAAAGATGCCTACACGCCAAATGGCGAAATTGGTTTTAGACCAGATTATGCATCAACCGTTTACAGTAAAATTTTAAAAGAAAAATGGCCTGATACACCAGTTTTAATTGGTGGTATTGAAGGCTCGTTACGTCGTGTTACGCATTACGATTATTGGAGCGACCAATTAATGCCAACTATTTTAGAAACCTCTAAAGCCGATATGTTGGTATACGGAATGGGCGAGCAACCACTACGTGAAATTGTACGATTGCTAGAACGTGGAGTTCCTTTTAATAGTATTAATACCGTAAACCAAACGGCGATTCTTATTAATGATGAAAACGATATCCCAAAAAATAAAAATTGGGAAGATGTTGAAATCGCGTCTCATGAAACCTGTTTAAAAGACAAAAAGGCTTACGCATCTAACTTTAAAGTGATAGAGCAAGAGTCTAATAAATTGGCTGCAAGACGAATTTTTCAAAAAGTAGGTAATAAGATGCTGATGATAAATCCGCCTTATCCTACCATGACGGAAGCCGAAATTGATGCCTCTTTCGATTTGCCTTACACGCGTTTACCGCATCCAAAATACAATAAGCGTGGACCAATTCCTGCTTACGAGATGATAAAAACGTCTATAAACATTCATCGTGGTTGTTTTGGTGGATGTAGTTTTTGTACCATTTCGGCGCATCAAGGAAAATTTATAGCGAGTCGTAGTAAAGAGTCCATATTAAGAGAAGTTGATAAAGTGGCAAACATGCCAGATTTTAAAGGCTATTTATCTGATATTGGTGGACCAAGTGCCAACATGTACCAAATGAAAGGTAAGGTGCAAGCTATTTGTGATAAATGTGTCGCGCCAAGTTGTATTTCGCCAGTAATTTGTAGCAACTTAGATACGTCACACAAACCCTTAACCGAATTATATCAAGCGGTTGATAGTCATCCAAAGGTTAAAAAATCGTTTATCGGTTCTGGAATTAGACACGATATGTTGGTGCCAGAATTCAATAAAAACGCAGATCCTAAAGAGTTAGACGATTATACCGAAGAAGTGATGACAAAGCATGTTTCTGGACGACTAAAAGTAGCGCCAGAACATACTAGCGATCCCGTATTAAAACTCATGCGCAAGCCATCGTTTAGTTACTTCCATAAGTTTAAAGAACGCTTCGATAAAATCAATATTAAGAATAAACTGAACTTACAGTTAATACCGTATTTCATTTCGAACCATCCAGCTTGTGAAGCAGAAGACATGGCAAATTTGGCTGCCGAAACTAAAGATATGGGCTTTCAGCTTGAGCAAGTACAAGGATTCACGCCAACACCAATGACGGTTGCAACGGTGATTTATTACAGTGGTTACCATCCATACACACTTAAAAAGGTAAATACGCCAAAAACCAGAAAGGAAAAAGACGAACAACACCGTTTTTTCTTTTGGTATAAAGATGAAAATAAAGCTTGGATTAAAAACACGCTTAATAAACTTGGTCGCCAAGATTTACTTGATGTTTTATTGCCTAAAAAAGATGAAAAATGGCGTAAAAATAAACCTGGTAAAACTAAGCATACTTTTAACGATGCTGTACCTTTTAACCAACGAAAAAATAAGGTAAAGTATAAAAAGAAAAAACGAAAGTAA